AATATGGACTATCAGTTGATGTAGATTCCTCATTGCGTGATGACGTCAACTCTACTTGAGCACTGAGCGCTTCTCTTTATGCAATTCACTCCCCTCGACATCGCGGGGGCGTATGAGATTCGCCCCCGCATCTTTCGCGACGACCGCGGGACTTTCACCACCGTCTATGAGGCGTCGGAGTTCGTTGCTCGCGGCCTGGTAGCGGACTGGACGGGCGACAACCAGTCTGTCAACTACCGAACCGGCATCCTGCGCGGGTTTCACTTTCAGAGACCGCCGCATGCGCAGACCAAACTGGTGCGGGCAGTGACAGGACGGGCGTTCGACGTCTTCGTCGATCTCCGCACCGACTCGCCGACCTACCTGCGCTCGGTCGGAATCGTCCTGGACGGTGAGTTATGCAACACCCTTTACATTCCCAAGGGCTGCGGGCACGCCTACCTGACCTTGACCGACTACTGCGCTATTTCCTATAAGGTCGATCATCCTTATGCCCCGGCAAGCGAGGGAGGCCTCAGGTGGAACGATCCGGGGATTGGGTTCGAGTGGGGCATGGCTGGTGAGCCTCTACTCTCGGATAAGGACCGAAACTGGCCATTGCTAAAGGAAGTTGCGAGTCCTTTCCCAGGGGGATAATTTTCGTGCTCTTCCCTACCGCTCGCATCGGGCCGACCAAAGAGGAGAGCAGCGTCCTTGCGCTCGTTCATTCAGGGCTTGCATCCTCCGGAAACATTCAGTAGATTAGTCTTCATACGGGGTGGTCGGCGTGAGAGAGTCTCCGCCGGTCTGAGATCAAACCCATCGAACCTGATCCGGGTAATGCCGGCGTAGGGAGCAGCGTGTTGTGCTTGGAGTCGTCAGTCTGGACGGCCGCTCTCCCTCTCACCAGGAGCCCGGCCGTTTCTGTTTTTTTGAGGTTTCCCATGCACCTGATATCTATTATCATCTTCCTTGCTCTCCTGACCGGGGCGGCATCGGCTGAGACGCTGAACGGCATCGTCGTTGATGCGACAACCGGCAATCCTGTTGAAGGTGTCCATATTGTCGTTGAAGGCGGCGCTGAAGGCACCATCACCGGCTACGACGGGCGGTTCACGTTAGACATCGTCGAGGGAGGCGGTGCGCTGCAAGTTACCGCCAGCCATATAACCTATCGGACGTTAACCCGGGAAGTGACGTCACCGGGCATCTTCCAGCGGATAGAACTGATTCCGGCCGAGCGCACCCTGCCGCAGGTCGTCGTGACGGCCGGGCGCGGTGCGGCCGGATCGGCGCCGGCTTCGTTATCCAATCTGGACCGGCAGGCTGTCGAACTGCACTATGGCGCGCAAGACGTGCCGCTTCTGGTGGCGAGTGCCGTCCCTTCAGCCACATCATTCAGTTGGTCGGGGGGGATGGTTGGAGCGCAACACCTCCGCATTCGCGGATTTGACACCGACCGTCTCTCGGTTACGGTCGAAGGTGTGCCGCTTAACGATCCCGGCGAGCACCTTGTTTATTGGCAGGATACGCCGGACTTTCTCTCGAGTGTTTATGACGTTCAGATTGAGCGGGGCGTTTCCAACTTCCGCGCCGGGCCGGCCGGTTTGGGTGGCGGAGTCAGCCTCTCGACGGGCGATGTCGTCGCTTCTCGAGTGCTTGAATTAACCTATCAATCGGGCACCTACAATACCGAACGCCGCACCTTCCTCTACCGCTCCGGCCTGGTCGATCAGCGCTACAACTTTACTGGCCGATTCAGCCGGTTGACTACCAATGGCTACCGCGATCATACCGCTGCCGACATGTGGGCTTACTTTCTCGCTGCGACCCGCTACGATCCCAATATGGTCACGAGATTTCAGACCTGGGGCGGTCAGGAAGATATGGAAGCCTACTGGTGGGGTGTCGATGCCGCGACCTTGAAGGCGAATCGGAAAGCCAACTACTCGGCGTGGGACAAGCCCTATCATGCGCAGTTTTTCGGCGATCCGGCAGTAAACTACACAGGCGAAAAGGACTGGTTTCAGCAGCCGCATTATGTCCTGCGCAACCAATGGCGCATCTCACCACGCGTCGAACTCGACCAGTCGCTATTCTACATCCACGGCTTCGGGTATTATGAGGAATACAAAGTCGGACGGCGGTTTTCGCTCTACAATCTGCCCAATGTCGTTCGCGATACGGACGGCAATGGCACGCCCGATACCCTGACCCGGAGCGATCTCGTTCACCGTAAATATGTGACCAAGGATCAGGTGGGCTGGATGCCAAAGTTAAAACTTCACGGTGCTGCGACCGACTATGAACTTGGCCTTGAAGTGCGCCACTACGCAATGGATCACCACGGCAATGTCATTTGGGTCAACGAAATGCAGGGCGGCGCGCCGCCGCACCACACCTGGTATGAGTGGAGTGCGACCAAAGACTACCTTGGGATATACGGAACTATCGAGCACCGGTTGAATGAACGGCTGATGCTGAATGGCGGCTTGCAGGTGCGCAGTGTTTCCTTCCCATGGGAGCGCAGGGCGCTCGGAGCCTTTTCCGCGGTCGATTTTAAGGTTGAGTATCTCTTCATCAATCCCCGGTTCGGCGCAACCTATCAAATCGATCCCCGAACCAGCCTCTACTTGTCGCTTGCAGGAACGAGCCGTGAGCCGAATGAGGAAATGATCTTCAATGCGGACAACCCGAACGACATTCCAAAGTCGCAGAAATATGGACAAAAAGAACTCGAGGCAGAGCGCGTATTGGACCTCGAACTTGGCGGCCGGCGGCAACTTGGCAGCGTGGATATCGGGCTCAACTTCTACGCGATGTTTTTCACAAACGAGATAACTCCCTCCGGCAATGTCGATGGCAACACCGGCGAAATGATTCCGATTCAGGCGCCTGCCTCGCGTCGAATTGGTCTGGAACTCGACGGCAGTTATAGAACGCCTCTAAAGGGCCTGACGCTCGCCGGCAACGTCGGACTTGGCAGCGCAACATTGGGGGACTTTAAGTTCCACCACCTCGCCTATGACGCCAACTGGAATCTGGTAGCGGATACGACGCTCGATTTGGGGGGTAATCGCCCGGCACTCTTCCCAACGGTTACAGCCAACCTGCAGGCTCTTCTTGACCGGGATCCCGTGAGCCTTTCGCTTCAAGTGCAACATGTCGGCGAACAGTTCATGGACAACCGTGAAGATGACGCCGCGAAACTGAAAGCCTACACCTTGCTTGACGGCGCGATTCGCTGCCGTCTAAAGCCGCGATCGGTTATGGCAAGTCTCGACATAGAACTGCGCGTCAGGAACTTGGGAGGTGTGCTCTACGAGCCGTTTGGAGTAGTCGATGCGGAGTATGGCACACCCTACTATGTTCCGGCGGCTGGTCGGGAGTGGTTGGGGGGAATAACTCTGCGACTTTAGACGAAAATAGACCTTTGGGGGGCGGAATGAATTCCGCCCCCCAAGGCTAACGCAAAAGGATGGCTTTGACGGTGCGGGAGTAGGTGCCGGCCTGGAGGCGGAGGAAATAGACTCCCGATGGCATCCCGCCTCCCGATGTCACACCGCCTCCCGATGTCACTCCGCCTCCCGATGTCATTCTGAACGAAGTGAAGAATCTAAACTGATGCGTGCCGGGCGAGAGGGGACCATCGTGGAGGCGGAGCACTTCCCGGCCGTCGATCGCGTACAGGCCGATCCGGACGGGCATGAGACCCCCCACCTGCGCTCTTGGAGGGCGGACATTCTTGTCCGCCCTTAGGGCAGGCAGGAATGCCTTCCCTCCAAGGTCAACTGTCACCGTCGCCTGATCGTTGAACGGATTCGGCGAGAATTGCAATCCTATATCTTCAACCCAATATCCTACTTCATTCCGCATTCCGAATTCCGCATTAAGCATTCCCACATTGACCGCCCACCTCTGCACATCCTCCTCCCACTCCTCCTCGCCGACCTGCTCCCGCGCATATCCGCTCACGACATACCTGCCGGTGTCTTCGAAAGAAATGGACAAAGTGGACTGAGTAGACAGGGTGTCGGCTTCGTCCAGCGTCCACCAGAACTCGATCGAGTCGTTGTTGGCATTAAAGGGAATCAACTCAAACGTCGTTTCCTGACGCGGCTCGAGGGATATTTCGGGGAGATTCGGCTCATAAGCCCGAATGACCCCTCGCACCTGAATCGCCCACTGGACACTATCTGCAGGAACCGGATCGACGTTCGGGTCGAAGACCTTGGCTTTCAGGGCATACCCACCGGTCCGGTCGAACGCGTAGGACCGGATTCCGATCCGGTCATCCCCAGCCACCTCTTCCCACCTCACCGCCGCGGAATCATAGAGCATCCACTCATACCGGAGATTCTCCAAATCACCGATATAGGCAACCGAGTCGAGGGAGAAGTCGATCTCGCTGTTGCGTTGGAGGGTGAGGGATAGGGTGTCGGGGGTGTGGGAGTGGATGAAGAGGTCTGTAATTTCGACATGCCATCTTATCTGTCTCGTGGCTTCATCGTCCGAGAATCGGCAGGTTATTGTCTCTTCGCCAAGTGATTCGAAGCGAAACGTCTCTGTCGTGTCCCGCCCCTTCAGTGTATCTCCGCGCAGCCACTGGTACTCAGCCTCTTGCCCTTGCTGATTGACTGCCCGCAATATGAATTGTATTGAGTCGCCAGGCAAGGTGGTTAGCGTTGTATCATGCGGTGACCACCTCATGACAATTGGCCCGATGACATCGGGACTCAGCCGGGTGATCAAGCCATCCATTCCTCGGTCGAATTCGGGATTCCACACGCCACCGGCTGCCACAACACGATCCAGATCATCGACGATCAGCGACAGAATTCGATTGCGGTCATCTTGTGGTCGCGGGCTTTGCCCGCGAACTAGTTGTTGAAAAGAGAAGTTCCATCGAATCTGGAGATTGGCGTCAAGAATAAACACCAAAGGAAAGACCCCGTTCTCGGTTCCCAGCGACCCACCTACAGCAAGATGCCCGTCAGAGAATTTTGCCAACCCATTCAATTCAATGTAGCGTCCCCAGTTCATGGTCGAAACTTCATTTCCGCGTTCATTAACTACGATAATCCCGCCTACGGAATAGGAGCGGACGATATTCCCCTCCAGTACTCTTATTCCAATCAGCCCAGCGATGGCAAAGCCGCCGTTCGGAATCGACACCATAGAGTAGTATTCGCGGTGTCGATTCTCGCCCTCTCCCTCGTTTTCCATTTGCCATACTGGACGACCATCGAATCCCACCTTGACAATGAGCCCTTTTGTCGGGTCCTCAATAGTAGGTGTAACTCGACCTGCAGCAACAATGCCACCTTCGGTCTCGCGTATCGTAAAGAATCTTGAACGCAGCACACGGTCGCCATA
This window of the Calditrichota bacterium genome carries:
- a CDS encoding TonB-dependent receptor translates to MHLISIIIFLALLTGAASAETLNGIVVDATTGNPVEGVHIVVEGGAEGTITGYDGRFTLDIVEGGGALQVTASHITYRTLTREVTSPGIFQRIELIPAERTLPQVVVTAGRGAAGSAPASLSNLDRQAVELHYGAQDVPLLVASAVPSATSFSWSGGMVGAQHLRIRGFDTDRLSVTVEGVPLNDPGEHLVYWQDTPDFLSSVYDVQIERGVSNFRAGPAGLGGGVSLSTGDVVASRVLELTYQSGTYNTERRTFLYRSGLVDQRYNFTGRFSRLTTNGYRDHTAADMWAYFLAATRYDPNMVTRFQTWGGQEDMEAYWWGVDAATLKANRKANYSAWDKPYHAQFFGDPAVNYTGEKDWFQQPHYVLRNQWRISPRVELDQSLFYIHGFGYYEEYKVGRRFSLYNLPNVVRDTDGNGTPDTLTRSDLVHRKYVTKDQVGWMPKLKLHGAATDYELGLEVRHYAMDHHGNVIWVNEMQGGAPPHHTWYEWSATKDYLGIYGTIEHRLNERLMLNGGLQVRSVSFPWERRALGAFSAVDFKVEYLFINPRFGATYQIDPRTSLYLSLAGTSREPNEEMIFNADNPNDIPKSQKYGQKELEAERVLDLELGGRRQLGSVDIGLNFYAMFFTNEITPSGNVDGNTGEMIPIQAPASRRIGLELDGSYRTPLKGLTLAGNVGLGSATLGDFKFHHLAYDANWNLVADTTLDLGGNRPALFPTVTANLQALLDRDPVSLSLQVQHVGEQFMDNREDDAAKLKAYTLLDGAIRCRLKPRSVMASLDIELRVRNLGGVLYEPFGVVDAEYGTPYYVPAAGREWLGGITLRL
- the rfbC gene encoding dTDP-4-dehydrorhamnose 3,5-epimerase translates to MQFTPLDIAGAYEIRPRIFRDDRGTFTTVYEASEFVARGLVADWTGDNQSVNYRTGILRGFHFQRPPHAQTKLVRAVTGRAFDVFVDLRTDSPTYLRSVGIVLDGELCNTLYIPKGCGHAYLTLTDYCAISYKVDHPYAPASEGGLRWNDPGIGFEWGMAGEPLLSDKDRNWPLLKEVASPFPGG